From Salinirubellus salinus, the proteins below share one genomic window:
- a CDS encoding amidase, with amino-acid sequence MPTGLEAAVDRYARHLGYSLSDARVVAFAETLAEYDERLEELDALVDLPEPPEREHWSPDAETDPNGAFLTRCDVGGGDGPLAEVTVAVKDNIAVAGIPTTVGSPAMEGFVPRTDATVVERLLDAGARIVGKANLDEFAHGRHVDSMPFRRAKNPRDPAYQPGSSSTGSGVAVADGLADLALGTDNGGSVRYPAAWCGVVGVKPTRGLVPHHGFVRGSKTCDTIGVLARTTGDVARGLQTIAGEDPRDDTTHGAVVGDYVAAVERGRTSPPDDLVVGLPEQFFGEAPALNEVARGALDRLADAGAELRPVSADGVEHARLAYGVLTRAEFGTYVRTGATDPGRVALPDPDLAATLRDRLTRDTSAFPDRVLLATLYAEHLTQAYGDRPYALAHHLRQRVTDGLDAALAEVDVLASTTLTASPPRHDEPIPEAGGNTMPANVGGHPAVSVPCGEHDGFPVGLQFLGGWFDEATVLRAAAHAETVLG; translated from the coding sequence ATGCCGACCGGACTAGAGGCTGCCGTCGACCGCTACGCGCGGCACCTCGGCTACTCGCTCTCCGACGCCCGGGTCGTGGCGTTCGCCGAGACACTCGCCGAGTACGACGAACGACTCGAGGAACTGGACGCGCTCGTCGACCTGCCGGAGCCCCCCGAGCGCGAGCACTGGTCCCCCGACGCCGAGACCGACCCGAACGGCGCGTTCCTGACGCGGTGTGACGTCGGTGGCGGCGACGGCCCACTCGCGGAGGTGACCGTCGCGGTCAAGGACAACATCGCGGTCGCGGGGATACCCACGACCGTCGGTTCGCCCGCGATGGAGGGGTTCGTCCCGCGCACGGACGCCACGGTCGTCGAACGACTGCTCGATGCGGGTGCCCGCATCGTCGGCAAGGCGAACCTCGACGAGTTCGCCCACGGCCGGCACGTGGACTCGATGCCGTTTCGACGGGCGAAGAACCCACGCGACCCGGCGTACCAGCCGGGGAGCTCTTCGACCGGGAGTGGCGTCGCCGTCGCCGACGGGCTCGCCGACCTCGCGCTCGGCACCGACAACGGTGGGTCGGTCCGGTATCCGGCGGCGTGGTGCGGTGTCGTCGGCGTGAAACCGACCCGAGGGCTCGTCCCGCACCACGGGTTCGTCCGCGGATCGAAGACCTGTGACACGATCGGCGTGCTGGCTCGCACGACGGGCGACGTCGCCCGTGGGCTCCAGACGATCGCGGGCGAAGACCCTCGCGACGACACGACCCACGGCGCAGTCGTCGGGGACTACGTGGCGGCCGTCGAGCGTGGCCGGACGAGCCCTCCGGACGACCTCGTCGTCGGCCTCCCCGAGCAGTTCTTCGGCGAGGCGCCGGCGCTCAACGAGGTCGCGCGGGGCGCACTCGACCGGCTGGCCGACGCCGGTGCGGAGCTGCGGCCAGTCTCGGCCGACGGGGTGGAGCACGCCCGGCTGGCGTACGGGGTGTTGACCCGGGCGGAGTTCGGCACGTACGTGCGGACTGGTGCGACCGACCCCGGCCGGGTCGCGCTCCCCGACCCGGACCTCGCGGCGACACTCCGCGACCGGCTCACGAGAGACACCAGCGCGTTCCCGGACCGGGTGCTGCTCGCGACGTTGTACGCCGAACACCTGACCCAGGCGTACGGTGACCGACCGTACGCGCTCGCCCACCACCTCCGACAGCGAGTCACCGACGGACTGGACGCCGCGCTCGCCGAGGTGGACGTGCTCGCGTCGACGACCCTGACGGCGTCGCCGCCGCGACACGACGAACCCATCCCGGAAGCCGGCGGGAACACGATGCCGGCGAACGTCGGCGGGCACCCGGCCGTCAGTGTGCCCTGTGGCGAACACGACGGGTTCCCGGTCGGGTTGCAGTTCCTCGGGGGCTGGTTCGACGAGGCGACCGTCCTCCGGGCGGCCGCGCACGCCGAGACCGTCCTCGGGTAG